TTAGGGTCATGTTTTCTGATTTTAATTTTAACATATTTTGATGCCGGCATGTTACTTTCCCGAACAACGTTATTTACAGAAACCAATACATTTGTTTCAGGGAAATACGTCATCGTATTCCGTTCGGGTATTTGATAAGCAACAATAATGAACAAAGGGGCAATTCTTTCGATATTATCGTCGTAGTTGAATAAATCTACCTTGTCACCCGTTTTAAACCCGGCGTCCCCTATATCTTTTTCATTCATAAAAATTACTCTACGCCCGTTCTTTATACCACGATACCGATCGTCGAGGCCATAAATTGTCGTATTGAATTGATCGTGCGTGCGGGTAGTAGCCATCATATATTCATCAGGACCAAGTTCATTATCCGGTACGACGGTTAAAGTAAATGGCGCGCGATCTCCGAAATCCCTAGTGATGAACTTTCCATCCCGTGCAGCATTGGGAAGATAAAATCCTTCTTTTTGCCTCACCTTGACATTATAGTCTTCGAAGCCCGGAATGCACTTTTCGATGTCATCCCTCACTGTATCATAACTCTCGGCGTATCGCTGCCAATTAACAACGGATTTACTTCCCAAAGTGGCCATTGCCATACGGCATACAATCTGCGTTTCGTTCATAAGCATCTCGGACACTGGCTTTAATACACCTTTTGATGATTGTACGACGCCCATTGAATTCTCTGTACTTACGAACTGAGGCTTACCATTCACTATATCGATATCACTTCGCGAAAATGTTGGAAGTATCAAAGCCTCTTGTCCATGTATCAAATGCCCCCGATTTAGTTTAGTAGACACACATACGGTTAAATTGAGTTTTCTTAACGCCCTAGAAGTATAAGTTGTGTCAGGTGTTGCTGACAGAAAATTACCTCCCATACAAAAAAGTACTTTGACTTTCCCTTGGTGCATGGCCTTAATAGCTCCTACAACATCGTAACCGTGTTCACGTGGAGGTTCAAAGCCGAAAACGTCCCGTATCCTATCCAGCTGTTCGTTGGTAGGTTTTTCATTGATCAACATAGTTCTGTTTCCCTGGACGTTACTGTGCCCACGGACCGGACAAACGCCTGCTCCCGGTTTGCCGATACTTCCTTTGAGCAACAACAAATTAACGATCTCCCGAATCATATCAACGCCATTTGGTTGCTGCGTTAATCCCATGCCCCAACAAAAAATAATGCGCTTCTTGAATGCTAACAGCTGAGCCGCCTCATAAATTGCTGCAGGCGATATGCCAGCAGCGACCGCGAGCTCTTCCAGTGTATAATCATCAAATTGCTTGATAAATGTATCATATCCCACTGTCTTTTCTCCTATGAATTGTTGGTCAAATACTTCTCCGGGAGATTTTCTTTCGAAATCTAACAATAGGAGCTCGATAGCCTTTAGGAGAGCCATGTCACCATTTATTTTCACCGGCAAATAGAGATCTGCGAGTGTAACCCCCTTGCCAATAACGCCATTTATTTGCTGTGGATTCCGGAATCCCATTAAACCAGCTTCAGGCAACGGGTTGATTGCGATGATCTTCGCGCCATTTTTTTTGCCTTTCTCCAGGGCGGTCATCATACGAGGAGCATTGGTTCCGGGGTTCTGTCCAACAATTACGATCACATCTGTATCATAGAAATCATGTAATGTGACTGTTCCCTTGCCAATCCCGATGGTTGGCAATAAAGCAGTTCCTGAAGTCTCGTGACACATATTCGAGCAATCAGGCATATTGTTCGTACCATATTCTTTTGCAAATAGCTGGTATACAAACGATGCTTCATTGCTCGTTCTTCCAGAAGTATAAAACGCAGCTTCATTCGGCGAGTCTAAGGCATTCAGGTGTTCTGCAATTTTTTTGAACGCATTGTCCCAACTGATGGGTTTATAATGTGTTCCGTTTTTAGGCATGTACATAGGTTCTGTCAATCTTCCCATCCGACCTATTTTAAAATCGTCCAATTTAGCCAGATCATAAACGGAATTGCTTTGAAAGAATGCTGCAGTAACCTTTTTTGTCGTTGCTTCTTCTGCCAAAGCCTTTGCTCCATTTTCACAATATTCGCCCAATGGCGATCGGTCATCATCAGGATCGGGCCATGCACAACTCGGACAATCAAAACCACCCACTTGATTCATTTTAAATAAGGCCCGTGTTCCTCTAAACGGCACCCCCTCTTCAAAAAAATCGCTAAATGCCGCTATCACAGCAGGTAAACCTGCAGCTGATGTTTTCACCTTGGTTAATTTCAAGTCTAATAACTTGTAGGGGTTCTCTGCAGCGGGTATTTTTTTATCGTTATCTTTTTCCATAATCCAGGTATTTATTGGCGTATTAGTGGATTGGGGAAATTATCGCTTTGATCCTCTTCAACATTGTCAAGGCAAGTAAAGTCTTTTTCCACAAGCAAACTTACAGGACCGGTTCGATCTTCAAATCCTACGCTGTCGGTATTATTAAGTTCATCGATCATTACCTTTGGCATTCTGAGCTCGATACGGTCTAGTACATAATCAGCTGAAAGTGTATCGTCTTTTGTTGAATTTATTGCATATACCAATGTTTTTCCCGCAAACTCCGAGCGTTCTTCCAAAAAACCTGTAGCCCCTAATTTCTCTACGTCGGATTTAGTCAACCTATATCTTACCGAATTGCCTTTGATTCTAATTTTCATACGCTCTGTATTAATATTCGATCACTCGAATTGTAAATGTTGAATCTATTTTCTTTAAGAAAACCCAAAAGGGTAATATCAAATTCCCTGGCAAGTTCTACCGCAAGGCTTGACGGTGCCCCTATAGCCGCTACAATGGAGATACCGGCCATGGCCGTTTTTTGAATCAATTCAAAACTTGCCCTTCCACTGAGAAGTAAAACATGCCGGTCTAATGGCAATAAATTGTTAATCAAAGCATCACCTATTAATTTATCTACTGCATTGTGTCGTCCGACGTCTTCCCTTAAAAAAACCAAATCACCCTGAATAGTAAAAAGGCCAGATGCATGGATGCCTCCTGTAACCTCAAAATTGCTTTGGGCGGTTCTTAACTTCGCGGGTAACTGGTATAATACGTTTATACTTAGATGTAGCCGGGGCTTGTTCAGGTTGCAAAAAGAACTAACCGTTCTTATGGATTGAATAGAACTTTTTCCACAAACACCGCAACTGGATGTTGTATAAAAATTCCTGTCTGTCTGCGCTAGAGAAGGTGTGAAATTTTCAGTGAGTTCTACCTGGATAATATTTTCTTTACCTGAAGAACACTCCATACCTGCATGGTAGACATCTACCACGTCGTGATAGGAGGATATAATTCCTTCTGTGAATAAAAAGCCAACAGCAAGTGCTATATCATCACCCGGCGTGCGCATGGTGACGGAGATATTTTTTTGTATTCGCTTTGCTCTAGGGCCGTAGTCAATTCTTATTTCCAGCGGTTCTTCTACCGAGAGTATGTCTGATAGCCGTGAACTTGTAAAGCCGTTTACCTTTTTTACAGGCATATGCTTGACTGAAATTAACTCCAAACCGTTCATTTTCAAAAAAATATATTAAAACATAATACGTAAATTTAATAAAAAATCCGACCAAAAAACATCTTTTTCTATAATTTGCCTGATAGGCGGCTTGTTGTTTGTCACTTACTTGAAATTCCTTCCCTTATGGAATACGCTATTAGTGATATCTTCATCATCCGCTGTTACAAGTCCACGCAATAATCCTGACATATCAAAACAGCGTTGGGCAATTACATGGACGACTTCACCCTCGATTTGTAATTTACCGGCTACCATAAACAGCCTCGACCTAAGGATCTCTTTCCGGTATTTCGTAAACACCTTGCCCCAAACCACAAGGTTTGCAAATCCCGTTTCATCTTCGATGGTTACGAACAACACGCCTTTGGCCGTACCTGGTCGTTGGCGCACCGTTATCATGCCACAAACCTTTACGTGCATACCGTTGTTCATCGTACTTAACTTTTCAGTTGGCACGACATGTAGCAGATTCAGTTTCTCGCGGAGGAAGCTGACGGGATGTGCTTTGATAGACAAAGAGGTAGCTGCATAATCCTGCACTACATGCTCACTGGTTGTCATCAGGGGCAGTGTTATTTGCCCCTCTTTGCTACATTTCAACGGTTGTCCCTCAAACAGCGCGATCGGCCTATCTTGTAAAGCCGAAATCTCCCACAATGCCTGTCTTCGGTCGATCCCCAATGAGCGGAACGCGTCCGCATCAGCTAGTCTTTCCATCGCAGATAGCGACACACCCGCATCCACTATGGCAGTAATGGTGGCATAACCATTGCTCCGTTTGTTCACTAACAAGTCCGCATCTTCCTCACATATGCCATCCGCTTGTCGAAAACCAAGGCGCAGGGCATGCTCTTTGCCCATTTCACCTTCCAATGTATTGTCCCACTCCGAGTAGTTGACATCGATGGGAAGCACGGTCACACCATGTTTACGGGCATCGATAACGAGCTGTGCCGGTTGGTAGAAACCCATTGGCTGGCTATTCAGTAAGGCCGCTGCGAAAATACCGGGGTAATAGCATTTCAGGTAACAGGAAACGTATACCAATAGGGCAAACGAGGCGGCGTGGCTTTCGGGAAACCCGTAGCTTCCGAAGCCTTCCAATTGTTTGAATACCCGATTGGCAAAATCTTCAGAATAATCTTTTGCCACCATTCCATCCACCATTTTCTTATGGAAACGGCTCACCTCCCCTTTGGCTTTGAAGGTAGCCATGCTCCTGCGAAGTTCATCGGCCTCAGCAGGCGTAAAGCCCGCCGCTACGATGGCAATCTCCATGGCCTGCTCCTGGAACAAGGGAACGCCCAACGTCTTTTTCAGAATGTGCTCGATTTCCTCTGACGGATAATCTTCTGGCTCCTCTTTGTTACGCCTACGTAGGTAAGGATGCACCATATCACCCTGTATCGGCCCCGGCCTTACGATGGCCACCTCGATGACCAGATCGTAGAAGCAACTGGGGCGCAGGCGGGGAAGCATCGACATCTGCGCCCTACTCTCAATCTGGAATACACCAAGGGTATCGGCATGACTTATCATTTTGTATACTTTTTCATCGTCCTCTGGTATGTTTGCCAAGGTGAGTTCAAGGTTATAGTGCGCTTTGGCCAGATCAAAAGCCTTGCGGACGCAGGTCAGCATACCCAATCCCAGTACATCCACCTTCAGGAAACCTAATGCTTCCAGGTCATCTTTGTTCCATTCGAGGTTCGTGCGGTCTTCCATTCGCGCATTGATGATGGGACAAAGTTCATGGAGGTTACCCTGTGTAATGACAAAACCTCCCGTGTGTTGACCCAATTGACGGGGAAAACCCATGTATTGGTAAGTCAATTCGAGCACTTTCCTTAAATGCGGATCATCAGGGTTAAAGCCTTGTTCGGCAAGCCTTTCCAAATCGATATGGTCATCCCAATGACTGCTGATAACTCCGGATAGACGACCTACGGCATCCAATGACAGTCCCATAGCCTTCGCGACATCACGTATGGCACCTTTCGAGCGTACCTGTGTTACCGTAGCTACGATAGCGGCGCGGTGACGGCCATACTTTTCATAAATGTATTGAATTACTTCCTCCCTCCTCTCATGCTCAAAATCCACATCAATATCGGGTGGTTCATCTCGAGCGTCAGACATGAAACGTGCAAAAAGGAGCCTGAATTTCGAAGGGTTCACTGATGTGATACCCAGGCAATAACATACCGTTGAGTTGGCTGCTGAACCACGTCCCTGACAAAGGATGCCCCGTTCACGTGCAAAACGCACATAGTCGTACACGGTAAGGAAGTATGAAGCATAATTTTTCCGCTGGATGAAATTCAGCTCATCAACGATTGCCTTTACAACATTTTCGGGAATATCGTCATCAAATCGTTCTTTTGCGCCTTTCCATGTAATATAGGTTAACTCCTCCTGTGGTGTACGGCCATCTCTTGTCAGTTCCTCGGGATAAACATATTTCAGGCTATCGAGAGAGAAACTGCAAGCTTCTGCAATTTTTTCCGTATAACTGACAGCATCGGGATACTGGCGAAACAGGCGATGCATTTCCGCCATTGGTTTAAGGTGGCGCTCGGCATTCGGATGCAGCCGGAAACCCGCGTTGTGAATGGTGCATTTCTCCCGGATACAGGTCAGTATATCTTGCAGTTCCCGTCTGGCCGGCTCATGATAATGCACATCACCCAAAGCCACCATAGGGATATCAATCTGCTGGCATAGCTGGTGCAACCTGAACAGCTTTTTCGCATCATCACCTTGGTAAGTTCGGGTAGCGCCCAAAGAAATATGTTTACCCAGAACCTCCCGATATTCCCCCATGTGCTGTACGAAGGATTGTTCCAGTTCGAAAGTCGTGGTTAGTTTATCGGGTGGCACGGCAATAAATTTCATGCCTTTGCTATGAGCATAAACATCCGCTTTATATAAATGACATTCCCCTTTTTCTGCGCGAAGATTACCTACTGTCAGCAATGTGGAAAGCCGCCCGTAGGCATCCATATCTGTGGGATAGGCTAACAGGCTTGGGCCATCCAACAGGTCAAGGCGGCAAGCAGGAATGATACGCATACCATGTTTTTTGGCAGCGGTATGTGCTCGAACAATACCTGCGAAACTATTCCTATCGGTAATGGCAATGGCTTTATAACCCAATGCCGCTGCGCGTTCCACCAACTCATCGGGGTGCGATGCTCCCCGTAGAAAACTAAAATTCGTTGTCACCTGTAATTCCGTATAGCCCATAACCACTCAAGCAAAAAAACCATGTATATACCATTGCCGAGTATGGTCTTCTCCTCCATAATGTCCCGAACGGAATAGCCAGTACCGGCAGCCTTTATCATCTTCCACATAATAATAATCCCTATGCTCGCCCTTATCCATCCACCATTCCCGCTCGATCCGCTCCGGCCCATCAGCCCTCTTTATCGGGTGTACTTTACCTTTATAACGGAACAGCATGGGCGGATAATCCGGTATCAGTGCCGTCACCTCTATCGGTTCGGGATTGGGCAGCAGTCGCGTAGGCCGCGGTCTGCCGCTGTACCACGCTGTGGAGGGCTTTTCCTTGATGGATGTAGTTACTTTGACCGAGCGCTCTGGCCAATAGTGCTCGTCGGGCAGGTAACGATGAATGGAACAGGTACCCTCTCCACCTTTCAACCTGTCCAGCAGTTCGGCTAGTGCCACATCTTCTAGCCCGGGTTCATTGCCCCATAAGGCTTCCTGCCCGGGGTCTATATCCTCCACTTTTGGTGCCTCCAATACAAACAGTTCAATGCCCAATGCAGGCTCTATCTGTGGTATTTTAAGAGCAAATAATTTGAATATATGCCGAACGCTGGCCGTGGAACGACTGGTGCCAATAGCCACCTGCACTGATCTACCATCCACACGATAGCATTTCAAGATCGCTTCGCGCAGTCCCTTGCCTTCTCCGGAAAGTCGTCTACATAGACCTTTCAGTAATCGTTCAAGGGCAATTTCTATTCCCTTGTCTGTACGGATTGGAATTGCAACTTAAAATAGGAGACTTTTTTATGCTGCCATTTTCTCTTTTTCCAATAGCATCTCTTCGATCTGCTTAGGGGTTTTATATCCCAGGGCAGAATGTGTTCTTTTGGTATTATAAAAACCTTCAATATATCCAAAGATCTCCAATTTAGCCGATTGCTGATCGATGAATTTTCTATGGTAGATCATTTCAGCCTTTAGTGTCTTGAAAAAGCTCTCAGCTACTGCATTGTCCCAGCAATTGGCCTTCCTACTCATGCTTTGAAGTATCTTGTTTTTTACAATTACCCTCCTGAATTCATCGCAGGCATATTGGATCCCTCTATCCGAATGGAAGATAAGACCATCTTTGATACCTCGGTTTCTAATAGCCATTTTGATGGCTTGTACAGAAGTGTTTTTAGTCGTCATATCGGTGCTTAAAGACCATCCAATGACTTTTCTGTCCGCCAGATCGATAACCGTTGTTAGATAAAGCCACCCTTTGCCGGTATGGATGTAAGTAATGTCGCTAACCCATTTTTGCGATAGGGAATCCGCTGAAAAATCTCTTTGGAGGAGATTTTCAGCTATCCTATAACTATGGCTCGAATCTGTGGTCACCCTATATTTTTTCTTAACCTTACTTCGTATCCCATGTTTCTTCATCAATCTTGCTACGTAGCTTCTTGATACCATTTCACCTTTTTTGTGCAGCTCTGCGGTTATCCGTGGGCTGCCATAGATATACTTACTGTCACTGTGTACCTGCTGTATTTTATCCACAAGTGCTTTACTGCGTTGTTCCCTGGGGGATTCGGGCCAAACCAGCCAACGGTAAAAACAACTGCTGCTAACGTTCAATACTTCGCACATCTTCTCTACGGAATATACTTCTCGGTTCTCCTTTATGAACCGGTATATGGACCGTCTCCCCTGGAGAAGATGGCTATGGCCTTTTTTAAGATATCGCGTTCTAATTCTGTATCTCTTAATTTCTTGCGTAAAATCCTTAACTCCTGCTCCTCCGGACTGATCTTGGGATTGTCAGGTAAAACCTTATTCCCATTATAACGTGGATTTCTACGCCATTTACTCAGTAAACTGGGGTCTATGTCTAATTCCTTAGCTACATCGGCTACAGATCCCTTAACAACGCTCAAATCGACCGCCATTATCTTAAACGAATCATCAAATTTTCTATGCATTTCTACAAATTTAAAATTACTGTCTAAATCTGTCTCGCTTTAAAGGTAGCAACTCCAGATTGGTTCAAGACAGGGCAATCTTTCCTCGTAGGGAGGTATGGGTTTCAGTGGCTCGATAAACTCTTCTTCCACACCAAGTGCCTGGTTTATCCTTAGTAAAAGACCTTTACCGAAACGCCGACGCAGTACAGCGTGAGGCATTCCCACAAAGCTGCCGATGGTCTTGAGGCCAAGTTTATGTAGTCGCTGTACCGTTTCCTGTTCCAGTCGCAATGCTGCTGGAGGCATGGGCAACAGGGTCTCAAGCTGGGAACCGCTCTCGACAATGGGCACCACCTTACCAAAACGAGTTGTTGCCCAAGAAGCTCCAATGGTGTCGGCTATGGCCATCCTCGTATCATATCCCTTACCCCTTAGTCGGCTTACAATGTCTCTCAGGTATTCCCTTTCTCCACCCCAAAGATGAGCACATCCACTGATATCCAGCGTCAGTCCATCGGGATAGTCCATAGCGACAACAGGAGTATAACGTATGCACCAAAGGCCGATTGTTTTCAATAATTTTTCGGCCATACCGGGCCTGTCATCGAAGACCTCAAGGCTGGGTAATATAGCTTTGGCATCCGCTACCACCATCCCGGCGCCCACTCCCTGTCCTTCCGCTATCGGGTTAGCGGCCGTGATGAGCAAGCGGCCATGAACAGGTGCTGTAAACACGAACGGTACCCTGCGTAGCTCGGGACGTCGAATTGCAAACCAATCCGTTGTTAGATGCCTGAACCATATTGAAGCAAACCGTTTTTTCATTATTCATTATCCTGATTTTCGGCCCTGTTCTATTGAATGGATAGCCTCTTGAGACTGGGTGACAGGCACGAAACGCTCTTCTGACCATTCCAGCTTCCATGTTCCCGGATTACCATTACGCACTTTGAGCAGTTCGACTTCCCACCTTGGAAAGCCGACTCCTGGCAAACCTTCTTCTAACTCACTCGATAGGGAGCTTATCCGCCAGCGAGCAACGCAAGCCGTTGCACCTATCCTTCGAGGGTTACTGCGGAGCACAAAGCCCGTTACCCCGCTTTTTTCTACAGCCAGTTGCAGACGTCGTGATTGCACGAAATCCAATTCTTGAAGCTCGGCAATAACAGCAGCAATTCCTTCGCATTTGAGCGCTTCTTCCGTCGCCCACAAAACATCCTTTTCCCGTTCCGTGTATACAAAAATGATACGATCCGGCTCTACACCGAAGGTTTTGATAGACGGTGGGAACAGTGCTTTGACGCTGCTTATCCAAATGCAGACCCCCCCATTTTTCATCAGTTTGGCCAACAGACCACTTATGAAACCGCTCGAAACAGCACTTTCCTCCCTGCATGTACTGATAAACTCATGGATACTACCGGTTGGGAAAACGCCATTAGGAAAGGCTGCTTCCAGGGGGCCTAGGCCAATGCTGTCCATATGGCTTTCTTTTCGCCTAAATCCCTGCCAAAACAGTAGATCCTTTTTCAATTGGCTTAATACCTCATGTTTGTCTTTTAACATCACAGCCCTGTTGTTGAGTTCGAACAACAAAAATAATACTAATTTATTTAGTAAACAAATATGGTATACTATTTTATTTAGCACACATTAAACTTAACGTCCGCACGCTACAATAGCAATCGGAAAGAGTGGATAGATTCTGTTAGGAAGAATGGGGTTTCGAAAATATTCATCTTACACCATATACCAGCTAGGAATTAATGATTTCATAATTGTTTTTTCTTGATTATCCCGAAAAAACACGTAACATTTGTACAAAAGCAATTAACCATGTCTAAACTACACAGAAGAGATTTCATTAAAATGTCGGCGACAGCAGGCCTAGCTGCATCCATATGGGAGCCACTCTTAAAAAAGGCGTTGGCTGTAGAGGCATATAATGCCACCCGTTCAATAAATGATGTACAGCACATTGTCATTCTCATGCAGGAAAACCGTTCTTTCGATCATTATTTCGGAGCGATGAAAGGTGTTCGAGGATTTGGAGACCGCTTTCCCATACCACTTGAAAGTGGTGAACGGGTTTTCCATCAGTCAGACGGCGAAAAGGTCATCCCACCTTTCCGTGCCGACGGAAAAACATCCAATGCGGCATTCATTAGTGGCACTCCACATAATTTTCCCGATACGCAGGCCGCTTGGAACCAAGGTAAGTACGGCTTTTGGCCTTTATTCAAGACACCATACTCAATGGCTTATTATACAAGGGAGGAGCTCCCTTTTCAATATGCCATGGCAGAATATTTTACGATTTGTGATGCTTATCACTGTTCGGTAGCCACAGGAACGGATCCCAATCGAATCGTGTTTTGGTCGGGATCGGTAAACAATCCCGAAAAGCGAGCTGCCGGTATCAATTGTACCGATGCAGATTCGGAACCGGTAAATCTCCGATGTTGGATAAAAGGGGAAATGCCCGAACCTGGCTATTCCTATCAAGGCAGTGCATTCAATTGGCCTACCATTCCGGACGTACTGCAGGAGGCTGGTGGAATTGCAACTTAAAATAGGAGACTTTTTTATGCTGCCATTTTCTCTTTTTCCAATAGCATCTCTTCGATCTGCTTAGGGGTTTTATATCCCAGGGCAGAATGTGTTCTTTTGGTATTATAAAAACCTTCAATATATCCAAAGATCTCCAATTTAGCCGATTGCTGATCGATGAATTTTCTATGGTAGATCATTTCAGCCTTTAGTGTCTTGAAAAAGCTCTCAGCTACTGCATTGTCCCAGCAATTGGCCTTCCTACTCATGCTTTGAAGTATCTTGTTTTTTACAATTACCCTCCTGAATTCATCGCAGGCATATTGGATCCCTCTATCCGAATGGAAGATAAGACCATCTTTGATACCTCGGTTTCTAATAGCCATTTTGATGGCTTGTACAGAAGTGTTTTTAGTCGTCATATCGGTGCTTAAAGACCATCCAATGACTTTTCTGTCCGCCAGATCGATAACCGTTGTTAGATAAAGCCACCCTTTGCCGGTATGGATGTAAGTAATGTCGCTAACCCATTTTTGCGATAGGGAATCCGCTGAAAAATCTCTTTGGAGGAGATTTTCAGCTATCCTATAACTATGGCTCGAATCTGTGGTCACCCTATATTTTTTCTTAACCTTACTTCGTATCCCATGTTTCTTCATCAATCTTGCTACGTAGCTTCTTGATACCATTTCACCTTTTTTGTGCAGCTCTGCGGTTATCCGTGGGCTGCCATAGATATACTTACTGTCACTGTGTACCTGCTGTATTTTATCCACAAGTGCTTTACTGCGTTGTTCCCTGGGGGATTCGGGCCAAACCAGCCAACGGTAAAAACAACTGCTGCTAACGTTCAATACTTCGCACATCTTCTCTACGGAATATACTTCTCGGTTCTCCTTTATGAACCGGTATATGGACCGTCTCCCCTGGAGAAGATGGCTATGGCCTTTTTTAAGATATCGCGTTCTAATTCTGTATCTCTTAATTTCTTGCGTAAAATCCTTAACTCCTGCTCCTCCGGACTGATCTTGGGATTGTCAGGTAAAACCTTATTCCCATTATAACGTGGATTTCTACGCCATTTACTCAGTAAACTGGGGTCTATGTCTAATTCCTTAGCTACATCGGCTACAGATCCCTTAACAACGCTCAAATCGACCGCCATTATCTTAAACGAATCATCAAATTTTCTATGCATTTCTACAAATTTAAAATTACTGTCTAAATCTGTCTCGCTTTAAAGGTAGCAACTCCACTGGTATCAGCTGGCGTATTTATCAGGATCCAAATGACAATTGGACCGGAGCCATGCACGGCTGCTTGGCATTTGAAAGCTTTCGGAATGCCAAACCAGGTTCCCCGATTTATGAAAATGGCATGCGACACTGGTCTCTTGAAGACTTGGCCAACGATGTAAAGAACAATACGTTACCCCAGGTGAGTTGGATTCTGCCATCACAGAGCAATTCAGAACATCCGGGAGCACCTTCAAGTCCATATCGGGCATCTAATTTCACACACGAAGTATTGTCTGCTATTACATCAAATCCGGAAGTATGGAGCAAGACAGCGTTCTTTCTGACATTTGATGAAAATGACGGTCTTTTCGATCATTTGCCTGCTCCAGCCGTACCTTCTTACAACCTCAACAATACGCTGGCAGGCAAGTCGACCCTGGATATTGCTGGTATGTATTTTGACAATGACAAGGACAACCTTGAGGATACTGTAACCGATCGGGTCTACATTGATAAAAGAGATACTATCTCCGGTAAATTACGCCCTTGGGGCATGGGACCGCGTGTGCCCATGTATATCCTTTCCCCTTGGAGCAAGGGCGGATGGGTGGATTCAGCTGTGGCAGACCATACATCGGTTGGCCAATTTATAGAAAAACGGTTCGGTGTAATCATCCCTGCTATTTCGCCTTGGCACCGAGCTGTCAGCAGTGATCTTACCTCGGCGTTTGATTTTATCACACCCAACGATCCAAAGCCACCAGCTATGCCTGATACGTCTGGATTTGAGCAAATAGATAAGGCGTCAAAAGAATTACCTAAAGCTACAGCCCCTGCACAGCCATCCAAATTATATCAGGAAAAAGGAACACGTTTGTCAAGGGCGCTCCCCTACCGTTTGCACTGTACGTTGAAATACCTTAAAGGCGATAACCAGGTTCAACTTATTTTCGAGAATAAAGGTAATAAAGGTGCCGTATACCATGTTTACAATATGAAACAACTGGATATGATACCGCGACGGTATACGGTGGAGGCTGCGAAATCGCTGAAAGATGAATGGGACCTAATTGAAACGGACGGTACTTATGATCTTGAAGTCTATGGTCCTAATGGCTACTTCCACAAATTCACCGGCAATATCTGGAACGTTGAACCTGAAATCCAATTACAATATGATCATAGTAATGGAAGTATTACTTTTCTACTAGGGAATAATTCATCGGAGCCCCTAAATCTGGAAATTAAAGCTAACGCATACGAATACCCGAAACTGGACGCTATATCCTTGACTCCAGGAAAAAAACTAAGCATACCTATAGGTCTGGAGAAGAGCAGTAATTGGTATGATTTTACAGTCAAGTC
This Olivibacter sp. SDN3 DNA region includes the following protein-coding sequences:
- the fdhD gene encoding formate dehydrogenase accessory sulfurtransferase FdhD; this encodes MNGLELISVKHMPVKKVNGFTSSRLSDILSVEEPLEIRIDYGPRAKRIQKNISVTMRTPGDDIALAVGFLFTEGIISSYHDVVDVYHAGMECSSGKENIIQVELTENFTPSLAQTDRNFYTTSSCGVCGKSSIQSIRTVSSFCNLNKPRLHLSINVLYQLPAKLRTAQSNFEVTGGIHASGLFTIQGDLVFLREDVGRHNAVDKLIGDALINNLLPLDRHVLLLSGRASFELIQKTAMAGISIVAAIGAPSSLAVELAREFDITLLGFLKENRFNIYNSSDRILIQSV
- a CDS encoding FdhF/YdeP family oxidoreductase; this translates as MEKDNDKKIPAAENPYKLLDLKLTKVKTSAAGLPAVIAAFSDFFEEGVPFRGTRALFKMNQVGGFDCPSCAWPDPDDDRSPLGEYCENGAKALAEEATTKKVTAAFFQSNSVYDLAKLDDFKIGRMGRLTEPMYMPKNGTHYKPISWDNAFKKIAEHLNALDSPNEAAFYTSGRTSNEASFVYQLFAKEYGTNNMPDCSNMCHETSGTALLPTIGIGKGTVTLHDFYDTDVIVIVGQNPGTNAPRMMTALEKGKKNGAKIIAINPLPEAGLMGFRNPQQINGVIGKGVTLADLYLPVKINGDMALLKAIELLLLDFERKSPGEVFDQQFIGEKTVGYDTFIKQFDDYTLEELAVAAGISPAAIYEAAQLLAFKKRIIFCWGMGLTQQPNGVDMIREIVNLLLLKGSIGKPGAGVCPVRGHSNVQGNRTMLINEKPTNEQLDRIRDVFGFEPPREHGYDVVGAIKAMHQGKVKVLFCMGGNFLSATPDTTYTSRALRKLNLTVCVSTKLNRGHLIHGQEALILPTFSRSDIDIVNGKPQFVSTENSMGVVQSSKGVLKPVSEMLMNETQIVCRMAMATLGSKSVVNWQRYAESYDTVRDDIEKCIPGFEDYNVKVRQKEGFYLPNAARDGKFITRDFGDRAPFTLTVVPDNELGPDEYMMATTRTHDQFNTTIYGLDDRYRGIKNGRRVIFMNEKDIGDAGFKTGDKVDLFNYDDNIERIAPLFIIVAYQIPERNTMTYFPETNVLVSVNNVVRESNMPASKYVKIKIRKHDPKIYDLIDQL
- a CDS encoding error-prone DNA polymerase, whose product is MGYTELQVTTNFSFLRGASHPDELVERAAALGYKAIAITDRNSFAGIVRAHTAAKKHGMRIIPACRLDLLDGPSLLAYPTDMDAYGRLSTLLTVGNLRAEKGECHLYKADVYAHSKGMKFIAVPPDKLTTTFELEQSFVQHMGEYREVLGKHISLGATRTYQGDDAKKLFRLHQLCQQIDIPMVALGDVHYHEPARRELQDILTCIREKCTIHNAGFRLHPNAERHLKPMAEMHRLFRQYPDAVSYTEKIAEACSFSLDSLKYVYPEELTRDGRTPQEELTYITWKGAKERFDDDIPENVVKAIVDELNFIQRKNYASYFLTVYDYVRFARERGILCQGRGSAANSTVCYCLGITSVNPSKFRLLFARFMSDARDEPPDIDVDFEHERREEVIQYIYEKYGRHRAAIVATVTQVRSKGAIRDVAKAMGLSLDAVGRLSGVISSHWDDHIDLERLAEQGFNPDDPHLRKVLELTYQYMGFPRQLGQHTGGFVITQGNLHELCPIINARMEDRTNLEWNKDDLEALGFLKVDVLGLGMLTCVRKAFDLAKAHYNLELTLANIPEDDEKVYKMISHADTLGVFQIESRAQMSMLPRLRPSCFYDLVIEVAIVRPGPIQGDMVHPYLRRRNKEEPEDYPSEEIEHILKKTLGVPLFQEQAMEIAIVAAGFTPAEADELRRSMATFKAKGEVSRFHKKMVDGMVAKDYSEDFANRVFKQLEGFGSYGFPESHAASFALLVYVSCYLKCYYPGIFAAALLNSQPMGFYQPAQLVIDARKHGVTVLPIDVNYSEWDNTLEGEMGKEHALRLGFRQADGICEEDADLLVNKRSNGYATITAIVDAGVSLSAMERLADADAFRSLGIDRRQALWEISALQDRPIALFEGQPLKCSKEGQITLPLMTTSEHVVQDYAATSLSIKAHPVSFLREKLNLLHVVPTEKLSTMNNGMHVKVCGMITVRQRPGTAKGVLFVTIEDETGFANLVVWGKVFTKYRKEILRSRLFMVAGKLQIEGEVVHVIAQRCFDMSGLLRGLVTADDEDITNSVFHKGRNFK